A genomic region of Cannabis sativa cultivar Pink pepper isolate KNU-18-1 chromosome 1, ASM2916894v1, whole genome shotgun sequence contains the following coding sequences:
- the LOC115706007 gene encoding pentatricopeptide repeat-containing protein At1g08070, chloroplastic, translated as MPPNSPYLRIFSKNKLEVPHLQGIITHFSRCKNKQKLLQIHAQLITTGIIQNPPIASNLIASFASFSLPTTISIAHSIATRVEGLDTFTWNTIIRGYLDRSNGKQALLVYSHVRSIGLNVDSYSLQFVIKACGLISAVLQGKQIHAQKCKLGFSSEVIVQTALINMYSLFGEVDFAQKVFDETPQRDTVMWNSVLAVYAQHNMAYQALVYARAMVNAGLRLNGVSVVSVLSACSSLKALREGKVVHGYLIRHLITDIDVIVYNTLIDMYSKCGSLWNAHQIFRVMSIKNVVSWTSMINAYSYSNLFNEALTLFQEMEGENVTPDEVTMLSIVSICSKLGSSELGDWIDNYIKKNRFKKFQSTTMLNALMDMYAKCGNIKKACEVFDWMIKRTLVSWTTIIHGLAMHGYAIPALLRFSHMQREGFKPDGVVFLSILSACSHAGLADEGRKCFNSMIQEYHMKPGREHYGCMIDLLCRGGLVNEAFELVCSMPEKPDMIMWRMLIGACRNQGDISLVDEISSHLNGNGMGPKCSEDYGLLSNVYAEAGQWVRVKEIRKEMKIKGLMKLDPGFSSVEAY; from the coding sequence ATGCCTCCAAATTCTCCATACCTTAGAATTTTCAGCAAAAACAAACTGGAAGTACCTCATTTACAAGGCATCATAACTCATTTCTCAAGAtgcaaaaacaaacaaaaactaCTTCAAATCCATGCACAACTAATTACCACCGGCATTATTCAAAACCCTCCAATTGCCAGCAATCTCATTGCTTCTTTTGCCTCATTTTCTCTTCCCACTACAATCTCCATTGCCCATTCAATAGCAACTAGAGTAGAGGGTCTGGATACTTTCACTTGGAACACCATCATTCGAGGTTATCTTGATAGAAGCAATGGTAAACAAGCTCTTCTAGTTTATTCCCATGTCAGAAGTATAGGTCTCAATGTGGATAGTTATTCCCTGCAGTTTGTAATCAAGGCATGTGGACTTATTTCAGCTGTTCTCCAAGGAAAACAGATACATGCCCAGAAATGCAAATTGGGTTTTTCATCAGAGGTCATAGTTCAAACTGCTCTAATAAATATGTATAGTTTATTTGGTGAGGTGGATTTTGCACAGAAGGTGTTCGACGAAACACCTCAGAGGGATACAGTGATGTGGAACTCTGTTCTTGCTGTATATGCTCAACACAATATGGCCTATCAGGCACTTGTGTATGCTCGTGCTATGGTAAATGCTGGCTTGAGACTTAACGGGGTCAGCGTTGTTAGTGTGCTATCAGCTTGCTCGTCTTTGAAGGCCTTGAGAGAAGGAAAGGTAGTTCATGGCTACTTAATTAGGCACCTTATTACTGATATTGATGTAATAGTTTACAATACTCTTATTGACATGTACTCAAAGTGTGGATCTTTATGGAATGCTCACCAGATATTCCGGGTGATGTCCATAAAAAACGTGGTTTCTTGGACTTCTATGATCAATGCTTATAGCTATAGTAACTTGTTCAATGAAGCATTGACTTTGTTTCAAGAAATGGAAGGTGAAAATGTTACACCAGATGAGGTTACCATGCTGTCCATTGTTTCAATATGCTCCAAACTGGGAAGCTCTGAGCTTGGAGACTGGATTGACAATTACATTAAGAAAAATAGGTTTAAAAAGTTTCAAAGCACTACTATGTTAAATGCTCTGATGGACATGTATGCTAAATGTGGGAACATCAAAAAAGCTTGTGAAGTCTTTGACTGGATGATCAAGAGAACATTAGTGTCTTGGACTACTATAATACATGGACTAGCTATGCATGGATATGCAATTCCTGCTCTTCTCCGGTTCTCTCATATGCAAAGGGAAGGTTTTAAACCAGATGGGGTTGTCTTCCTCAGCATCTTATCCGCTTGCAGCCATGCCGGTTTAGCTGATGAGGGGCGCAAATGTTTTAACTCAATGATACAGGAATACCACATGAAACCGGGGAGAGAACACTACGGTTGTATGATTGATCTTCTGTGCAGAGGTGGGCTGGTGAATGAGGCATTTGAACTTGTTTGCAGTATGCCCGAGAAGCCGGACATGATCATGTGGCGTATGCTAATAGGGGCTTGCAGAAACCAAGGAGATATCAGTTTGGTAGATGAAATATCTAGCCATTTAAATGGAAATGGAATGGGGCCTAAGTGTAGTGAAGACTATGGACTATTATCAAATGTGTATGCTGAAGCGGGTCAGTGGGTACGTGTAAAAGAGATTAGGAAAGAGATGAAAATTAAAGGTTTGATGAAGCTTGATCCAGGTTTTAGCTCTGTAGAGGCATATTAA
- the LOC115716723 gene encoding retrovirus-related Pol polyprotein from transposon RE2 gives MREKSEVEQIFTDFYKMIENQFQTKISILRTDNGTEYFNHILGNFLKEKGILHQSTCPDTPEQNGIAERKNKHLLEVARAMMFYMNVPKYLWGDAVLTASYLINRMPTKVLHYTTPLKCFKKFFPTSRINSDLPLKIFGSTVFVHLPKMSRSKLDPRAEKCIFLGYPPNKKGYKCFNPISKRIYITMDVSFAENSPYFSKNFVQGENSVVQNFWELVEPLPKTILDVSLEKTQPTSIESESDLGLSETEMLRLIKNRNVLEPVVYSRKNIWERSRDHPIIPAQDQMEAPNNGSSSTPSNSSSIPRSSLSPSNILSSQSVSSPTSETLDLPIALRKGTRACTKHPIAKYISYNHLSDNYRAFITNISELVVPRSIQEALDEPRWKLAVDEEMDALIKNGTWEIVMLPRDKKIVGCKRVFTVKFKVDGSIERFKARLVAKGFTQTYRIDYQETFAPVAKINSIRILLSLAVNYNWPLNQLDVKNAFLNGDLEEEVYMSVPPGFEKKFGVGKVCKLKKSLYGLKQSPRAWFERFGKVLKRFGYTQSQADHTMFYKHSEEGKVAILIVYVDDIVITGDDIDEQERLKRRFGEEFEIKDLGPLKYFLGMEFARSKEGIFVSQRKYVLDLLNETGMMGCKPAETPSEPNVKLQAVEDLKSVKDKELYQRLVERLINLSHTRPDIAFSVSMVSQFMHSPGSRPRGHLEIEAYTDADWAGSTVDRRSTSGYCSYVGGNLVTWQSKKQSVVARSSAEAEFRSVAHGICEIIWIKRLLEELKSSQSSPMKLYCDNKAAIAIAHNPVLHDRTKHVEVDKHFTKEKIESGQVCMPYVSSEDQVADIFTKGLCKKQFDFLTSKLAMENIFSPA, from the exons ATGAGGGAAAAGTCTGAGGTTGAACAAATTTTTACCGATTTTTACAAAATGATTGAAAATCAGTTTCAAACAAAAATCAGTATTTTAAGAACTGATAATGGAACAGAATACTTTAATCACATCTtgggaaattttttaaaagaaaaaggtATTTTGCATCAATCTACATGTCCTGATACTCCCGAACAAAATGGAATAGCAGAAAGAAAGAATAAACACTTGTTAGAAGTAGCTCGTGCCATGATGTTTTATATGAATGTTCCAAAATATTTATGGGGGGACGCTGTTCTTACTGCATcttatttgataaatagaatGCCTACTAAAGTTTTACATTACACTACTCCTTTGAAATGTTTCAAAAAATTCTTTCCTACTTCTAGAATTAATTCAGATTTACCATTGAAGATTTTTGGGAGTACTGTTTTTGTTCATCTTCCAAAAATGTCTAGATCTAAGTTAGATCCTAGAGctgaaaaatgtattttcttaggCTATCCTCCAAATAAAAAAGGATATAAATGTTTTAATCCTATCTCTAAACGCATCTATATTACTATGGATGTATCTTTTGCTGAAAATAGTCCTTATTTCTCAAAGAATTTTGTTCAGGGGGAGAATTCAGTGGtacaaaatttttgggaacttGTTGAACCTTTACCTAAGACTATTCTTGATGTTTCTCTTGAGAAAACTCAACCTACATCTATTGAATCCGAATCTGATCTTGGTTTATCAGAAACAGAAATGCTACGATTGATTAAAAATCGTAATGTTCTTGAGCCTGTGGTTTATTCAAGGAAGAACATCTGGGAAAGAAGTAGAGACCATCCAATCATCCCTGCACAAGACCAAATGGAAGCCCCGAACAATggttcttcaagtaccccaagTAATTCTTCTTCTATTCCTAGATCTTCTCTGTCTCCAAGTAATATTTTGTCTTCACAATCTGTTTCAAGCCCTACATCTGAAACTCTAGATCTTCCTATTGCTCTTAGAAAAGGAACTCGTGCTTGTACAAAGCATCCAATTGCCAAATACATCTCGTACAATCACCTATCAGATAACTATAGAGCATTTATTACTAATATTTCTGAACTTGTTGTGCCTAGAAGTATACAGGAGGCACTAGATGAACCGAGATGGAAGTTGGCAGTGGATGAAGAGATGGATGCTTTGATAAAGAATGGGACTTGGGAGATTGTAATGTTACCGAGGGACAAGAAGATTGTAGGGTGTAAACGGGTGTTCACAGTAAAATTTAAAGTTGATGGAAGTATTGAGAGGTTTAAAGCGAGGCTTGTGGccaaaggctttactcaaaccTATAGAATAGATTATCAAGAGACTTTTGCACCTGTTGCAAAAATTAATTCTATACGGATTCTACTATCTTTGGCAGTTAACTATAATTGGCCTTTGAACCAGTTAGACGTGAAGAATGCTTTTCTTAATGGAGACCTTGAAGAGGAAGTGTATATGAGTGTCCCACCAGGTTTCGAAAAAAAGTTTGGAGTTGGAAAAGTGTGTAAATTGAAGAAATCCTTGTATGGTCTTAAACAGTCCCCTAGAGCTTGGTTTGAACGCTTTGGTAAGGTTTTGAAGAGGTTTGGTTACACTCAAAGTCAAGCAGATCACACTATGTTCTACAAACATTCAGAGGAAGGAAAGGTGGCTATTTTAATTGTGTATGTAGATGATATTGTGATAACTGGGGATGACATTGATGAACAAGAGAGATTAAAAAGAAGATTTGGTGAGGAATTCGAAATTAAAGACTTGGGTCCTTTGAAATACTTCCTTGGAATGGAATTTGCAAGGTCCAAAGAAGGCATTTTTGTAAGTCAGCGTAAGTATGTGCTTGATTTACTTAATGAGACAGGTATGATGGGTTGCAAACCTGCTGAAACACCTAGTGAACCTAATGTTAAACTACAGGCTGTTGAAGACTTGAAAAGTGTGAAGGACAAAGAGCTTTATCAACGATTAGTTGAGAGACTGATTAATTTGTCTCATACacgacctgacatagctttctCAGTGAGTATGGTAAGTCAGTTCATGCATTCACCTGGTTCAAG ACCTCGAGGGCATCTAGAGATTGAAGCCTAcactgatgcagattgggctggAAGCACTGTAGATAGAAGATCTACATCAGGCTACTGTTCATATGTTGGAGGTAATTTGGTCACTTGGCAAAGCAAGAAACAAAGTGTGGTAGCTAGAAGCAGTGCTGAAGCTGAATTTAGATCTGTCGCTCATGGAATTTGTGAAATTATTTGGATAAAAAGGCTGCTTGAAGAGCTGAAGTCATCACAATCATCTCCTATGAAGTTATATTGTGACAACAAGGCAGCAATTGCAATTGCTCATAATCCTGTACTTCATGATCGCACAAAGCATGTTGAAGTAGATAAGCATTTTACTAAGGAGAAAATTGAGAGCGGTCAAGTGTGTATGCCTTATGTTTCTAGTGAAGATCAGGTGGCGGATATTTTCACAAAAGGATTGTGTAAAAAACAATTTGATTTTCTGACTAGCAAGCTGGCTATGGAGAACATTTTTAGCccagcttga